One Streptomyces sp. RPA4-2 genomic window carries:
- a CDS encoding FAD-dependent oxidoreductase produces the protein MNVDVLVVGAGPTGLALGVDLARRGVDALVVERADGLFPGSRGKGIQPRTMEVFDDLGVLGAIRAAGGDYPVGMIWQDGRRAGEHLMFDPAEAGDDSPYTAPWMVPQWRTQEILFARLEESGGRVAFGREVVAVAQDEDGVTVEFASGAPVRARYVVAADGGRSAVRRALGIAMTGETVDPHPMLVSDVRITGLDRTNWHVFPPLENTGGFLAICPLAGTEDFQVVAQFPQGTDVDLSLDGIRGTVAERSHLSPEAVTEVRWASDFRPRTALADRFRAGRVFLAGDSAHIHSPAGGQGLNTSVQDAYNLGWKLGAVLSGGAPTSLLDTYEEERLPVAADMLGLSTRVHRGEARRGAATRQLGLGYRGSSLAVETRTDLPEKALRAGDRAPDATVEGVRLFDVFRGPHWTLLTVGTEEEPPPLPGVRTVRIASYDRYGTGVFLVRPDGYVGWAGTSARDLPRYANRVGLTAGQGL, from the coding sequence GTGAACGTGGACGTACTCGTCGTCGGCGCCGGTCCGACCGGTCTCGCCCTCGGCGTCGACCTGGCCAGGCGCGGGGTGGACGCCCTCGTCGTGGAGCGGGCCGACGGGCTGTTCCCCGGCTCGCGCGGCAAGGGCATCCAGCCGCGCACGATGGAGGTCTTCGACGACCTCGGCGTCCTCGGCGCGATCCGCGCGGCGGGCGGCGACTACCCGGTCGGGATGATCTGGCAGGACGGCCGCCGGGCCGGTGAGCACCTGATGTTCGACCCTGCCGAGGCGGGCGACGACTCGCCGTACACCGCGCCGTGGATGGTGCCGCAGTGGCGCACGCAGGAGATCCTCTTCGCGCGGCTGGAGGAGTCCGGGGGCCGAGTCGCCTTCGGCCGCGAGGTCGTCGCGGTCGCGCAGGACGAGGACGGTGTGACCGTGGAGTTCGCCTCGGGCGCACCGGTCCGCGCCCGGTACGTGGTCGCCGCCGACGGCGGCCGCTCGGCGGTGCGGCGCGCGCTCGGCATCGCCATGACCGGGGAGACCGTCGACCCCCACCCGATGCTGGTCTCGGACGTGCGGATCACGGGCCTGGACCGCACCAACTGGCACGTCTTCCCGCCCCTCGAGAACACCGGCGGCTTCCTCGCGATCTGCCCGCTGGCCGGCACGGAGGACTTCCAGGTCGTGGCGCAGTTCCCGCAGGGCACGGACGTCGACCTCTCCCTCGACGGCATCCGCGGGACCGTCGCCGAGCGCTCCCACCTCTCCCCCGAGGCCGTGACCGAGGTGCGCTGGGCCTCGGACTTCCGGCCGCGCACCGCGCTGGCGGACCGCTTCCGCGCCGGGCGGGTCTTCCTCGCCGGGGACTCGGCCCACATCCACTCACCGGCCGGCGGCCAGGGCCTCAACACCAGTGTCCAGGACGCCTACAACCTGGGCTGGAAACTCGGCGCGGTGCTGAGCGGCGGGGCCCCCACGTCCCTCCTCGACACCTATGAGGAGGAACGTCTGCCCGTCGCCGCCGACATGCTGGGCCTGTCCACCCGGGTGCACCGCGGCGAGGCCCGTCGCGGCGCCGCGACCCGCCAGCTCGGCCTCGGCTACCGCGGCTCCTCCCTCGCGGTGGAGACCCGCACGGACCTGCCGGAGAAGGCCTTGCGGGCGGGCGACCGAGCCCCCGACGCGACCGTGGAGGGCGTACGCCTCTTCGACGTGTTCCGGGGACCGCACTGGACGCTGCTGACCGTCGGCACCGAGGAGGAACCGCCGCCGCTCCCGGGCGTCCGCACCGTGCGGATCGCGTCGTACGACAGGTACGGCACCGGCGTCTTCCTCGTCCGCCCCGACGGCTACGTGGGGTGGGCGGGCACCAGTGCGCGGGACCTGCCGCGGTACGCGAACCGGGTGGGGCTGACCGCCGGTCAAGGGCTGTGA
- a CDS encoding glycosyltransferase family 2 protein, giving the protein MVKLSVIVPFYNVQQYAPDTLKSLRANVREDFEFILVDDCSSDETPEILARAERELPGAVHVRHEKNGGLATARNTGIDAARGEYLTFLDGDDWLAPGYYEQLVTAIEDLGCDFVRTDHVQCTARARTIHRVPHGRRGVVMNPRDAILPSDRSTSVDYAYAWAGIYHRRLADRGLLHFTHGLRTAEDRPWIWKLHREAESFAAVSLLGVFYRRGVASSLTQIGDVRQLDFIRAFDQVVAETAEDPDASKLLPKAVRTYCAIISHHLGSMERFEPPVARKLKSMSAAALQRMPQDVLDEALDSMDVQRATRLRRLRRRPTAGAGVAA; this is encoded by the coding sequence GTGGTCAAGCTCTCCGTCATCGTGCCGTTCTACAACGTGCAGCAATACGCACCCGACACCCTGAAGAGCCTGCGTGCGAACGTGCGCGAGGACTTCGAATTCATTCTCGTCGACGACTGTTCGAGCGACGAGACACCGGAGATTCTCGCGCGCGCGGAGCGCGAGCTCCCGGGCGCGGTGCATGTCAGACATGAGAAGAACGGAGGGCTGGCGACCGCGCGCAACACCGGCATCGACGCCGCGCGCGGCGAATACCTCACGTTCCTCGACGGGGACGACTGGCTCGCCCCCGGATACTACGAGCAACTCGTCACCGCCATCGAGGATCTGGGCTGCGACTTCGTCCGTACGGACCATGTCCAGTGCACCGCGCGGGCCCGCACCATCCACCGGGTCCCGCACGGCCGCCGGGGCGTCGTGATGAACCCCCGGGACGCCATACTGCCCTCCGACCGGTCCACCTCCGTCGACTACGCGTACGCCTGGGCGGGCATCTACCACCGCCGCCTGGCCGACCGCGGACTGCTGCATTTCACCCACGGACTGCGTACGGCCGAGGACCGTCCGTGGATCTGGAAACTGCACCGCGAGGCCGAGTCCTTCGCCGCGGTGAGCCTGCTGGGCGTGTTCTACCGGCGTGGTGTCGCCTCCTCCCTCACCCAGATCGGGGACGTGCGCCAGCTGGACTTCATCCGCGCGTTCGACCAGGTCGTGGCGGAGACCGCCGAGGACCCCGACGCGTCGAAACTGCTGCCCAAGGCCGTGCGCACGTACTGCGCGATCATTTCCCACCATCTGGGATCCATGGAAAGGTTCGAGCCGCCCGTGGCGCGGAAACTGAAGTCGATGAGTGCGGCGGCACTGCAGCGCATGCCTCAGGACGTGCTCGACGAGGCACTCGACTCGATGGACGTCCAGCGGGCCACCCGGCTGCGCCGGCTGCGCCGCCGTCCCACCGCGGGCGCAGGGGTGGCAGCGTGA
- a CDS encoding methylmalonyl-CoA mutase has product MSRESESGLPIEAVYGPEVLKDWDPAEKLGEPGAYPFTRGVYPSMYTGRPWTMRQYAGFGTAVESNARYKQLIANGTMGLSVAFDLPTQMGHDSDAAIAHGEVGKVGVAIDSVDDMRILFGGIPLDKVSTSMTINAPAALLLLMYQLVGEEQGVPASRLTGTIQNDVLKEYIARGTYIFPPKPSLRLIADIFKYCRTEIPKWNTISISGYHMAEAGASPAQEIAFTLADGIEYVRTAVAAGMDVDDFAPRLSFFFVARTTILEEVAKFRAARRIWARVMREEFGAKNPKSLMLRFHTQTAGVQLTAQQPEVNLVRVAVQGLGAVLGGTQSLHTNSFDEAIALPTVKSARLALRTQQVLAYETDVTATVDPFAGSYVIERMTDDVETAAVDLMTRVEEMGGAVSAIEHGFQKGEIERSAYRIAQETDSGERVVVGVNRFQLDEEEPYEPLRVDPAIEAQQAARLAGLRAERDGAAVEAALADLKTAAEGTANVLYPMKDALRARATVGEVCGALREVWGTYVPTDAF; this is encoded by the coding sequence ATGTCGCGCGAGTCGGAGTCCGGACTGCCCATCGAAGCGGTCTACGGACCGGAGGTCCTGAAGGACTGGGACCCGGCGGAGAAGCTGGGCGAACCCGGCGCCTACCCCTTCACCCGCGGTGTGTACCCGTCGATGTACACCGGCCGTCCCTGGACGATGCGCCAGTACGCCGGCTTCGGCACGGCGGTGGAGTCGAACGCGCGGTACAAGCAGCTGATCGCGAACGGCACGATGGGCCTCTCGGTCGCCTTCGACCTGCCCACCCAGATGGGCCACGACTCGGACGCCGCCATCGCGCACGGCGAGGTCGGCAAGGTCGGCGTCGCGATCGACTCGGTGGATGACATGCGGATCCTGTTCGGCGGCATCCCGCTGGACAAGGTCTCCACCTCGATGACGATCAACGCCCCCGCGGCGCTGCTGCTGCTCATGTACCAGCTGGTCGGCGAGGAACAGGGGGTCCCGGCCTCCCGGTTGACCGGCACGATCCAGAACGACGTGCTGAAGGAGTACATCGCGCGCGGCACGTACATCTTCCCGCCCAAACCCTCGCTGCGTCTGATCGCGGACATCTTCAAGTACTGCCGGACCGAGATCCCGAAGTGGAACACCATCTCGATCTCCGGCTACCACATGGCCGAGGCGGGCGCGTCCCCCGCACAGGAGATCGCGTTCACCCTCGCGGACGGCATCGAGTACGTCCGCACGGCGGTGGCGGCGGGCATGGACGTCGACGACTTCGCTCCCCGCCTGTCCTTCTTCTTCGTCGCCCGTACGACGATCCTGGAGGAGGTCGCCAAGTTCCGTGCCGCGCGCCGCATCTGGGCCCGCGTGATGCGCGAGGAGTTCGGCGCGAAGAACCCCAAGTCACTGATGCTGCGCTTCCACACGCAGACCGCGGGCGTGCAGCTGACGGCCCAGCAGCCGGAGGTGAACCTGGTGCGCGTGGCCGTCCAGGGCCTGGGCGCGGTCCTCGGCGGCACCCAGTCGCTGCACACCAACTCCTTCGACGAGGCGATCGCGCTGCCGACCGTCAAGTCGGCGCGTCTGGCCCTGCGTACCCAGCAGGTGCTGGCCTACGAGACGGACGTCACGGCGACCGTCGACCCCTTCGCGGGCTCGTACGTCATCGAGAGGATGACCGACGACGTCGAGACGGCCGCCGTCGACCTCATGACGAGGGTCGAGGAGATGGGCGGCGCGGTCAGCGCCATCGAGCACGGCTTCCAGAAGGGCGAGATCGAGCGCAGCGCGTACCGCATCGCGCAGGAGACCGACTCCGGCGAGCGGGTCGTGGTCGGCGTCAACCGCTTCCAGCTCGACGAGGAGGAGCCGTACGAGCCGCTCCGGGTCGACCCGGCCATCGAGGCCCAGCAGGCCGCACGCCTCGCCGGGCTGCGCGCCGAGCGCGACGGGGCGGCGGTCGAGGCGGCCCTCGCCGACCTGAAGACGGCGGCCGAGGGCACGGCCAACGTCCTCTACCCGATGAAGGACGCCCTGCGCGCCCGCGCCACGGTCGGCGAGGTGTGCGGCGCGTTGCGCGAGGTCTGGGGGACCTACGTGCCGACGGATGCCTTCTGA
- a CDS encoding DUF6716 putative glycosyltransferase translates to MPASTRKSLRVAVLADSDTRWKWGSLTANRISPTETSNTDIQDSDLRLDGYLLRGRATPTARQLEEVGVRADSLREVTAVEFLRAMERERYDVLVLALVGGAVQAVLHGLAHLWDGREERPVVVTGYVGVVYEKLADGLLLRHGADLVLANSRQDADRFRDVYEGVGADASSVTEVALPFLGGAAYRKNDPYTVVFAAQPSVPESRKDRTYLLDRLIAHARLHPDREVLLKLRSKPGEHTTHIEELPYQKLAQKTDLPANFRLVYGHMGEVLDRTDLLVTISSTAALESLHRRIPTVVLSDLGVRESLGNHHFVGSGCLASWDQLDTGHQPAPDPAWVARQGVAADGSYETAFDEARTRIAALLTGPGLPPLTPYYTPVTAPGYLPGILARHHLAPDGSPLPGAPTADKEPSPVRQIVRRAARGAYRHGVQRVAPVIRRMGEL, encoded by the coding sequence GTGCCAGCAAGTACCAGGAAGTCCCTGCGGGTCGCCGTTCTCGCGGATTCCGACACACGGTGGAAATGGGGTTCGCTCACCGCGAACCGCATATCACCGACTGAAACGTCCAATACGGACATTCAGGATTCGGACCTCCGCCTCGACGGCTACCTCCTGCGTGGCCGTGCCACCCCCACCGCCCGCCAGCTCGAAGAGGTCGGCGTCCGCGCGGACTCCCTCCGCGAAGTGACCGCCGTCGAATTCCTGCGCGCCATGGAGCGGGAGCGCTACGACGTCCTGGTCCTCGCCCTCGTCGGGGGCGCCGTCCAGGCGGTCCTGCACGGCCTGGCCCACCTCTGGGACGGGCGTGAGGAGCGGCCCGTGGTCGTCACCGGCTACGTCGGTGTCGTCTACGAGAAGCTCGCCGACGGCCTGCTGCTGCGGCACGGCGCGGACCTGGTCCTCGCCAACTCCCGCCAGGACGCGGACCGCTTCCGGGACGTGTACGAGGGAGTGGGCGCCGACGCCTCGTCCGTGACGGAGGTGGCGCTGCCCTTCCTCGGCGGGGCCGCCTACCGGAAGAACGACCCGTACACGGTCGTCTTCGCCGCCCAGCCCTCCGTACCGGAGAGCCGCAAGGACCGTACGTACCTGCTGGACCGGCTGATCGCCCACGCCCGCCTGCACCCCGACCGCGAGGTGCTGCTGAAGCTGCGCTCCAAGCCGGGCGAGCACACCACGCACATCGAGGAGCTGCCCTACCAGAAGCTGGCGCAGAAGACCGATCTGCCCGCCAACTTCCGCCTGGTGTACGGACACATGGGCGAGGTGCTCGACCGCACCGACCTGCTGGTGACCATCAGCTCCACGGCGGCCCTGGAGTCCCTGCACCGCCGTATCCCCACCGTCGTCCTCAGCGACCTCGGGGTGCGCGAGTCGCTCGGCAACCACCACTTCGTGGGCTCCGGCTGCCTCGCCTCCTGGGACCAGCTCGACACCGGACACCAGCCGGCACCCGATCCGGCGTGGGTGGCCCGGCAGGGCGTGGCGGCCGACGGCTCGTACGAGACGGCCTTCGACGAGGCGCGCACCCGCATCGCCGCACTGCTCACGGGCCCCGGGCTGCCGCCCCTGACCCCTTACTACACACCGGTCACCGCACCCGGCTATCTGCCCGGGATCCTCGCCCGCCACCACCTGGCCCCGGACGGCAGCCCGCTGCCCGGCGCCCCCACGGCCGACAAGGAGCCCAGCCCCGTACGGCAGATCGTGCGCCGGGCGGCCCGCGGTGCCTACCGCCACGGAGTGCAGCGCGTGGCTCCGGTGATCCGGCGGATGGGAGAGCTGTGA
- a CDS encoding TetR/AcrR family transcriptional regulator — protein MATQRPQRSRRSPKLDRKQVVETALRLLDETGLDGLALRAIAKELDVQAPALYWHFRNKQELLDEMATEMYRRMVEDAGAAPGDGWRERLLTANRGLRAALLGYRDGAKVFSGSRFTGTLHAVEMERTLTLFTQAGFTLTQAVRATSTTYLYTIGFVTEEQGVQPLPGERREGYDVTERARRMADFPLSAAAGTEIFEDYGRHFEEGLALVIAGIGAHYGID, from the coding sequence GTGGCTACCCAGAGACCCCAGCGATCCCGGCGATCCCCCAAGCTGGACAGGAAGCAGGTCGTCGAGACCGCCCTGCGGCTGCTCGACGAGACGGGCCTGGACGGCCTCGCCCTGCGGGCCATCGCCAAGGAGCTGGACGTCCAGGCGCCCGCGCTCTACTGGCACTTCCGGAACAAGCAGGAGCTGCTCGACGAGATGGCCACGGAGATGTACCGGCGGATGGTCGAGGACGCCGGGGCGGCTCCGGGAGACGGCTGGCGGGAGCGGCTGCTCACCGCCAACCGCGGACTGCGCGCGGCACTGCTCGGCTACCGCGACGGGGCGAAGGTCTTCAGCGGCTCACGCTTCACCGGCACGCTGCACGCCGTCGAGATGGAGCGGACGCTGACGCTCTTCACCCAGGCGGGGTTCACCCTCACCCAGGCGGTCCGCGCGACGTCCACCACGTACCTGTACACGATCGGCTTCGTCACCGAGGAGCAGGGCGTCCAGCCCCTGCCGGGCGAGCGCCGCGAGGGCTACGACGTGACGGAACGCGCCCGCCGCATGGCCGACTTCCCCCTGTCGGCCGCGGCGGGCACGGAGATCTTCGAGGACTACGGCCGCCACTTCGAGGAAGGACTGGCCCTGGTGATCGCGGGCATCGGGGCGCACTACGGGATCGACTGA
- a CDS encoding Uma2 family endonuclease, with protein MAVLQHELTLSEAADLLSRALPGHRVEILQGRLTVTPPPDGSHALSLSWLVVAFDRAGARKAGLRYVQGVGLWLPTLPDDYAIPDFSLVDEDFRDALVQKNCYAPNVFRLVAEVTSSNWSDDLGPKVECYAEAGIPVYLVADRKHDEVLLHRDPVNGKYPAPERYGRGQSVPIPESVGVTLELSVDTLLDGD; from the coding sequence GTGGCCGTACTGCAACACGAGCTGACGTTGAGCGAAGCCGCCGACCTGCTCTCCCGTGCACTGCCTGGGCACCGCGTGGAGATTCTCCAGGGGAGGCTCACTGTGACACCGCCGCCTGACGGCTCGCATGCACTGTCGTTGTCCTGGTTGGTCGTGGCGTTCGACAGGGCGGGAGCCCGGAAGGCCGGGCTCAGGTACGTCCAGGGCGTCGGCCTCTGGCTGCCCACACTGCCCGACGACTACGCCATTCCCGACTTCTCCCTCGTCGACGAGGACTTCCGGGACGCCCTCGTGCAGAAGAACTGCTACGCCCCGAACGTCTTCCGCCTGGTCGCCGAGGTGACCTCGTCGAACTGGTCCGACGACCTCGGTCCCAAGGTCGAGTGCTACGCCGAGGCCGGCATCCCGGTCTACCTCGTGGCCGACCGCAAGCACGACGAGGTGCTCCTCCACCGGGATCCGGTCAACGGCAAGTATCCGGCCCCCGAGCGCTACGGGCGGGGGCAGAGTGTCCCGATCCCGGAGTCCGTCGGCGTCACCCTCGAACTCTCCGTGGACACGCTCCTCGACGGTGACTGA
- the leuE gene encoding leucine efflux protein LeuE translates to MLGVIDLPTYLAGLVLIVLLPGPNSLYVLSVAARRGVRTGYTAAAGVWCGDTVLMTLSAAGVASLLQGNAVLFGIVKYAGAGYLTWLAFGMLRAAWTMWRTRRERVEEELPEQSAAEERPFRRALVISLFNPKAILFFVAFFVQFVDPGYAYPALSFVVLGAFAQLASFLYLTALIFSGTRLAEAFRRRRRLSAGATTAAGALFLGFAVKLTLASA, encoded by the coding sequence ATGCTTGGTGTCATCGACCTCCCCACCTATCTGGCGGGCCTTGTCCTGATCGTTCTGCTCCCCGGACCGAACTCGCTCTACGTGCTGTCCGTCGCCGCCCGGCGTGGCGTGCGTACCGGGTACACGGCCGCCGCGGGCGTGTGGTGCGGGGACACGGTGCTGATGACACTGTCGGCGGCCGGCGTCGCCTCGCTGCTGCAGGGCAACGCCGTGCTGTTCGGGATCGTGAAGTACGCCGGGGCCGGGTATCTGACGTGGCTGGCGTTCGGGATGCTGCGGGCCGCGTGGACGATGTGGCGGACCCGGCGGGAGCGGGTCGAGGAGGAACTCCCCGAGCAGTCGGCGGCCGAGGAGCGGCCGTTCCGGCGGGCGCTGGTCATCAGCCTGTTCAACCCGAAGGCGATCCTGTTCTTCGTCGCCTTCTTCGTGCAGTTCGTGGACCCGGGATACGCCTATCCGGCCCTGTCCTTCGTGGTCCTCGGTGCCTTCGCCCAGCTCGCGAGCTTCCTGTACCTCACCGCGCTGATCTTCAGCGGGACGAGACTCGCGGAGGCCTTCCGGCGCCGCAGGCGGCTGTCCGCGGGCGCCACGACCGCCGCGGGCGCCCTCTTCCTCGGCTTCGCCGTCAAGCTCACGCTCGCCAGCGCCTGA
- a CDS encoding acyltransferase yields the protein MRAVLPAPDTRPPSRAKPRESRLRALDGLRLIAALMVAAYHYGGRDGEVTQAWGTSPRHQFPSLHSYFAYGCLGVQIFFVISGFVICMSGWGRPLRSFFASRASRLLPAYWAAVIIVTAVFALPVVAYKTVGPSDALLNLTMLQQPLGVDRVLGVCWTLWAEVRFYALFALFIVLPGANRQRVILFCAGWTLAAAIAQTANEPLLNTVLMPEYAPYFIGGVGLYLLHRNRRDAYAWGIVGVSWLIGQHYAVDRLWHAPNPEFFSYRSSYGIILVVTLGYLAVGAIALGYLNWANWRWLTVAGALTYPFYLVHEHLGWVVIKAYHRTLHIPSYGALPLTVATMLLLAWLLNRYVENRLTPKLRAALAKPRA from the coding sequence ATCCGCGCCGTCCTTCCGGCGCCCGACACCCGCCCGCCGTCGCGCGCGAAGCCCCGGGAGTCCCGTCTGCGCGCCCTGGACGGGCTGCGGCTGATCGCCGCGCTGATGGTGGCGGCGTACCACTACGGGGGCCGCGACGGCGAGGTCACACAGGCCTGGGGCACTTCCCCCAGGCACCAGTTCCCCAGCCTCCACTCGTACTTCGCGTACGGCTGCCTCGGTGTCCAGATCTTCTTCGTGATCAGCGGCTTCGTGATCTGCATGAGCGGCTGGGGCCGGCCGCTCCGCTCGTTCTTCGCGTCCCGCGCGTCCCGGCTGCTGCCCGCCTACTGGGCAGCGGTGATCATCGTGACGGCCGTGTTCGCGCTGCCGGTGGTCGCGTACAAGACGGTCGGACCGAGCGATGCCCTGCTGAACCTGACGATGCTCCAGCAGCCGCTGGGTGTGGACCGGGTGCTGGGAGTCTGCTGGACGCTGTGGGCGGAGGTCCGGTTCTACGCGCTCTTCGCGCTCTTCATCGTCCTGCCGGGCGCCAACCGTCAGCGCGTCATCCTCTTCTGCGCGGGCTGGACCCTGGCGGCGGCGATCGCCCAGACGGCGAACGAACCGCTCCTGAACACCGTCCTGATGCCGGAGTACGCCCCGTACTTCATCGGTGGAGTCGGCCTCTACCTCCTCCACCGCAACCGGCGTGACGCGTACGCCTGGGGCATCGTGGGCGTGAGCTGGCTGATCGGCCAGCACTACGCGGTGGACCGCCTGTGGCACGCGCCGAACCCGGAGTTCTTCTCCTACCGCAGCTCGTACGGCATCATCCTGGTCGTCACCCTCGGCTACCTCGCCGTCGGCGCGATCGCCCTGGGCTACCTGAACTGGGCGAACTGGCGCTGGCTCACGGTCGCGGGCGCCCTGACGTACCCCTTCTACCTGGTCCACGAGCACCTGGGCTGGGTCGTCATCAAGGCCTACCACCGCACCCTGCACATCCCGTCGTACGGCGCCCTCCCGCTGACGGTCGCGACGATGCTGCTGCTGGCCTGGCTCCTCAACCGCTACGTGGAGAACCGGCTCACGCCGAAACTGCGCGCGGCGCTGGCGAAGCCGCGGGCGTAG
- a CDS encoding polysialyltransferase family glycosyltransferase: protein MTTQIFMASTLYGTATLAAALDADCFGPADRRILLVSNNAATPETTPAVDEMPGFGRLRGRFDDVLSWNETITPFHPGGWAPRLDDTPLWERHLRLAWNLGDDDIELAVESIQVNPALGLAQIFTGAPVTVYADGLMSYGPTRNKIDPLVGTRVTRLLHLDLVPGLTPLLLTEFGVEPEIVPTDAFSKVLAELVDTGDELPSIDEPALLLGQYLSALGILTAEQEEDLHVRMLRGAVALGHTRVVFKPHPTAPARWSRVLEKEAGKLDVDLTVLDTPVLAEVLYQRMRPALVVGCFSTALLTASALYGLPVARIGTDTLLDRLVPYENSNRVPVTIVDALLPELTDKAAVAAQRVGMTTEALSGLVRAVGYAMQPKILPDLRPAAERYLTQHLNTHTWRYFKRKRLTSLALPGAVPAQLAFLPRNATVRRVARRARSLRRAVRR from the coding sequence GTGACGACCCAGATCTTCATGGCGTCCACGCTGTACGGGACCGCGACGCTCGCCGCGGCCCTGGACGCCGACTGCTTCGGCCCCGCCGACCGGCGCATCCTGCTCGTCTCCAACAACGCGGCGACGCCCGAGACGACACCCGCCGTGGACGAGATGCCCGGCTTCGGCCGGCTGCGCGGCCGCTTCGACGACGTGCTGTCGTGGAACGAGACGATCACGCCGTTCCACCCCGGCGGCTGGGCCCCGCGCCTGGACGACACGCCCCTGTGGGAGCGGCATCTGCGGCTGGCCTGGAACCTCGGCGACGACGACATCGAGCTGGCCGTCGAGTCGATCCAGGTCAACCCCGCGCTCGGCCTCGCCCAGATCTTCACCGGCGCGCCCGTCACCGTGTACGCGGACGGCCTGATGAGCTACGGCCCCACCCGCAACAAGATCGACCCGCTGGTCGGCACCCGGGTGACCCGCCTGCTCCACCTGGACCTGGTCCCCGGTCTGACGCCGCTGCTGCTGACCGAGTTCGGCGTCGAGCCCGAGATCGTGCCGACGGACGCGTTCTCGAAGGTGCTCGCCGAACTGGTCGACACCGGCGACGAGTTGCCGTCGATCGACGAGCCCGCGCTGCTGCTCGGCCAGTACCTCTCCGCGCTCGGCATCCTCACCGCCGAGCAGGAGGAGGACCTGCACGTACGGATGCTCAGGGGCGCCGTCGCGCTCGGCCACACCCGGGTCGTGTTCAAGCCGCACCCCACGGCGCCGGCCCGCTGGTCGCGCGTCCTGGAGAAGGAGGCGGGGAAGCTCGACGTCGACCTGACGGTGCTCGACACCCCCGTCCTCGCCGAGGTGCTGTACCAGCGCATGCGTCCCGCGCTCGTCGTCGGCTGCTTCTCCACCGCGCTGCTCACCGCGTCCGCGCTCTACGGCCTGCCCGTCGCCCGCATCGGCACCGACACACTGCTGGACCGTCTGGTGCCGTACGAGAACAGCAACCGCGTCCCGGTCACGATCGTGGACGCCCTGCTGCCGGAGCTGACCGACAAGGCGGCGGTCGCCGCCCAGCGCGTGGGCATGACCACGGAGGCGCTGAGCGGGCTCGTACGGGCCGTGGGCTACGCGATGCAGCCGAAGATCCTGCCGGACCTCCGCCCGGCCGCCGAGCGCTATCTGACGCAGCACCTGAACACCCACACCTGGCGGTACTTCAAGCGCAAGCGCCTCACCTCGCTGGCGCTGCCCGGCGCGGTCCCGGCCCAACTGGCCTTCCTGCCGCGCAACGCCACGGTCCGCCGTGTCGCGCGCCGGGCACGCAGTCTGCGCCGGGCCGTACGGCGCTGA